A section of the Paralichthys olivaceus isolate ysfri-2021 chromosome 14, ASM2471397v2, whole genome shotgun sequence genome encodes:
- the cfl1l gene encoding non-muscle cofilin 1-like has translation MASGVKISDQVTDVYNEMRLVKNDSNSMERIRLVVFEIKDDQIQPSKIFREKDVLEKKNVYKLFLEQMDSEHCCYLLYDCHYETKDSPKEELVFVMWTPDTSTCKEKMLYASSKRYIKAVVAGIKHELEINDRSDAEMEDFASSLGKNVLGIEGNTFGSRKK, from the exons ATG GCGTCTGGGGTAAAGATTTCTGATCAAGTGACAGATGTCTACAATGAGATGAGACTGGTGAAAAATGACTCCAATAGCATGGAACGCATCAGATTGGTAGTGTTTGAGATCAAAGACGACCAGATCCAACCGAGCAAAATTTTCAGGGAAAAAGATGTGCTTGAAAAGAAGAATGTATACAAGCTTTTCCTGGAGCAGATGGACTCGGAACATTGCTGCTACCTCTTATACGACTGCCACTATGAAACCAAGGACTCACCCAAAGAAGAACTCGTATTTGTGATGTG GACTCCTGATACATCAACCTGCAAAGAAAAAATGCTTTACGCCAGCTCAAAGCGATACATTAAGGCCGTTGTGGCAG GTATCAAGCACGAGTTAGAGATCAATGACCGATCAGATGCCGAGATGGAGGACTTTGCAAGCAGTCTGGGGAAAAATGTCTTGGGGATTGAGGGCAACACTTTTGGAAgcagaaagaaataa